A single window of Paenibacillus sp. SYP-B4298 DNA harbors:
- a CDS encoding VOC family protein: MSGLLGNNVITQIGILVHNLDKVSQAYADFFGVAKPESFWTDTLDKTQAVYHGEPCQARARLAFFDMGSLHLELIQPDEHPSTWREYLDRHGEGVHHIAFVIEGMQEKVTLLESKGFPLQQKGEYTGGRYAYMDTFPQLKVLVELLENDKG; encoded by the coding sequence ATGTCAGGACTGCTAGGCAACAATGTGATTACACAGATTGGAATTCTTGTACATAATCTGGACAAGGTGAGCCAGGCCTATGCTGATTTTTTCGGTGTAGCCAAGCCGGAGTCCTTCTGGACGGATACGTTGGACAAGACGCAAGCCGTATACCATGGCGAGCCGTGTCAGGCACGCGCGCGGCTTGCTTTCTTCGATATGGGCTCGCTGCATCTGGAGCTTATTCAGCCAGACGAGCATCCCAGCACCTGGCGCGAGTATCTGGATCGCCATGGGGAAGGCGTGCATCATATCGCCTTTGTGATCGAAGGCATGCAGGAGAAGGTCACGCTGCTAGAGAGCAAGGGCTTTCCGCTGCAGCAAAAAGGCGAGTATACAGGCGGGCGTTATGCATACATGGACACGTTCCCGCAATTGAAGGTGCTGGTGGAGCTGTTGGAGAACGATAAGGGATAA
- a CDS encoding PhzF family phenazine biosynthesis protein yields MPNVTVYHYDAFSSIPNKGNPAGVVLDGGHLSEEQMLEAAAKVGFNETAFPLPSEHADLRIRYFTPGHEINLCGHATMATLYALHTKGLLGGKNDLTIETKAGILPISIRSEEERIHITMRQAAPQFQPFSGSLRELAHSMGLEEGDIETTWPTVYGSTGTWTLLIPIKHLDAFHRMKPNNHLFPEILKEMPRASLHPFCLAAHDSQADMHARHFSSPFSGTVEDPVTGTASGVMGAYFARFVRQEPEASFNLTIEQGQEVGRDGRVSVSVTDGQKIEVTGTAVYVDEFVVSI; encoded by the coding sequence ATGCCTAACGTAACCGTCTATCATTATGATGCATTCAGTTCTATTCCGAATAAGGGGAACCCGGCGGGTGTCGTGCTGGATGGCGGACATCTGAGCGAGGAGCAGATGCTGGAGGCAGCGGCCAAGGTTGGATTTAACGAGACAGCGTTCCCTCTTCCCTCTGAACACGCCGACCTCCGAATTCGTTACTTTACGCCAGGACATGAGATCAATCTGTGCGGTCATGCGACGATGGCGACCCTCTACGCACTGCATACCAAGGGGCTGCTTGGGGGGAAGAACGATCTCACCATTGAGACCAAGGCAGGTATTCTGCCGATCAGCATTCGCTCTGAGGAGGAGCGAATTCACATTACGATGAGACAAGCTGCGCCACAGTTTCAACCATTCAGCGGCTCTCTGCGGGAGCTGGCACATTCGATGGGCCTTGAAGAAGGAGATATAGAGACGACATGGCCGACCGTATATGGCAGCACAGGCACATGGACCTTATTAATTCCGATTAAGCATCTGGATGCCTTTCATAGAATGAAGCCCAACAATCATCTGTTTCCAGAGATACTGAAGGAAATGCCGCGGGCGTCGCTGCATCCATTCTGTCTGGCGGCTCACGATTCCCAAGCTGACATGCATGCCCGTCATTTCTCCTCTCCATTCTCAGGAACCGTGGAAGACCCCGTTACAGGCACAGCCTCAGGGGTGATGGGGGCTTATTTTGCAAGATTTGTACGGCAAGAACCCGAGGCTTCCTTCAATCTGACGATTGAGCAAGGACAGGAGGTTGGACGGGATGGGAGAGTCAGCGTAAGCGTCACAGATGGCCAAAAGATCGAGGTGACAGGTACCGCGGTCTATGTGGATGAGTTCGTGGTGTCCATCTGA
- a CDS encoding MFS transporter yields MSNSWQKTFALIFSGQIFSILTSSMVQFAIIWHLTETTGSASVLMIAGLAGFLPQALLGPFIGVWLDRWNRKITMIISDSVIALSSLLLGVYYLWSEPGLGVVYAILFIRSAASSFHAPSFQAAIPLIAPQDQLTRVSGWHQLVFSSSSVLGPALGIAVYSATSLGTLLLLDVAGALIANLMLLMVTIHQPKPESVHAPSFRKEFVLGWRTFISVRSVLTITVAMAAFSVVFMPLAMLFPYMTLSHFGRGGYSASVIEAVFGIGMMAGGVVLALLASRWKDSTYMSLSLVLIGVTCLLSGVIGRDAFVLFAILCFFMGAAAPLFNGPYMAMLQKLYEPEKLGRVLSFVTSIGLLCSPIGLALAGPIVERFGVQVWFVGAGVVVILIGCFIYLQYGRVEEERPTVSL; encoded by the coding sequence ATGTCCAATTCGTGGCAAAAGACATTTGCCCTGATCTTCAGCGGGCAGATTTTCTCGATCCTAACGTCCTCGATGGTGCAGTTTGCGATCATATGGCATTTGACAGAGACGACAGGCTCGGCCTCCGTTCTGATGATAGCCGGTCTGGCCGGATTTTTGCCGCAGGCGCTGCTGGGGCCATTCATTGGCGTCTGGCTCGACCGGTGGAACCGCAAGATCACTATGATTATATCTGACAGTGTCATTGCGCTATCCAGCCTACTGCTGGGAGTGTATTACTTATGGAGTGAACCAGGCCTGGGCGTTGTCTATGCGATTCTCTTCATTCGCTCTGCTGCTTCGTCCTTTCATGCCCCTTCATTTCAGGCAGCGATTCCTCTCATTGCGCCACAGGATCAATTAACGAGGGTGTCAGGCTGGCACCAGCTTGTCTTCTCGTCCTCCAGTGTGCTGGGGCCTGCGCTGGGCATTGCGGTCTACTCCGCAACCTCGCTCGGAACGCTGCTGCTGCTTGATGTCGCCGGTGCTCTGATCGCCAATCTGATGCTGCTTATGGTCACCATTCATCAGCCGAAACCGGAGAGTGTGCATGCGCCCTCCTTTCGCAAGGAATTTGTTCTGGGCTGGAGGACCTTTATCTCTGTAAGGTCGGTATTAACCATTACCGTTGCCATGGCGGCATTTAGCGTCGTATTTATGCCGCTCGCGATGCTGTTCCCTTACATGACACTCTCGCACTTCGGTCGCGGAGGATACAGTGCAAGTGTCATAGAGGCCGTCTTTGGCATCGGTATGATGGCAGGTGGCGTCGTGCTGGCGTTGCTGGCATCCAGGTGGAAGGATTCGACGTATATGAGTCTGAGCCTGGTCTTGATCGGGGTGACTTGTCTGCTGAGCGGAGTCATCGGCCGGGATGCCTTCGTCTTATTCGCTATCCTGTGCTTCTTCATGGGCGCCGCGGCACCGCTGTTCAATGGTCCTTATATGGCCATGCTTCAGAAGCTATACGAGCCAGAGAAGCTGGGGCGTGTGCTCTCCTTCGTCACAAGCATCGGACTGCTGTGCTCGCCGATTGGACTGGCGCTGGCGGGGCCGATCGTGGAACGCTTCGGCGTGCAGGTATGGTTTGTAGGGGCGGGAGTCGTCGTCATCCTCATCGGCTGCTTCATTTATCTGCAATATGGTCGGGTGGAGGAGGAGCGGCCAACGGTTAGCTTATAA
- a CDS encoding cupin domain-containing protein — protein sequence MYIVPQAAAGSVYAYSSPWHPYLPYRYATYPPYAAGWVPVDPYAYPYYGGYAPAPFASWQRAEQLAQIKDYGKQPLVIDIEQVTEQNNTYRTAIWTGEHLQVTVMSIPVGDDIGLEVHPHTDQFIRIEEGQGLVQMGDSKDKLDFQATAEDGYAIMVPAGKWHNVTNTGDKPLKVYVIYAPPEHPFGTVHLTKADAMAAHE from the coding sequence ATGTATATTGTTCCACAAGCAGCCGCGGGTTCTGTGTATGCTTACAGTTCTCCCTGGCACCCCTATCTGCCCTATCGTTATGCCACATATCCCCCTTATGCTGCGGGATGGGTTCCGGTTGATCCATATGCATATCCCTACTATGGCGGCTATGCTCCTGCGCCGTTCGCATCATGGCAGCGGGCGGAGCAACTGGCGCAGATCAAGGACTACGGCAAGCAGCCGCTCGTCATCGATATTGAGCAGGTCACCGAGCAAAATAACACCTACCGAACGGCTATATGGACAGGGGAGCATCTGCAAGTGACGGTCATGAGCATTCCGGTTGGCGATGATATCGGGCTGGAGGTTCATCCTCATACTGACCAATTTATACGGATCGAAGAGGGGCAAGGGCTGGTGCAGATGGGCGATTCCAAGGATAAGCTGGACTTCCAGGCTACGGCTGAGGATGGCTACGCCATCATGGTTCCTGCGGGTAAGTGGCATAATGTGACCAATACGGGAGATAAGCCGTTGAAGGTCTATGTCATCTACGCACCGCCGGAGCATCCGTTCGGAACGGTGCATCTAACCAAGGCGGACGCGATGGCCGCGCATGAATAG
- a CDS encoding sensor histidine kinase, whose product MSHIHRCHRNAITRTVLVCKHRGFRYNKGSKRQAAAETRAAEHGQWRPSPGLESDGRTFTTARGADEMPKFNLFRKMMAIIIVMLIPIMALYVYSNRTSTGVLRAELHASSRDQLQFFQHQVDAMIQSISLWPNLLLHDPDISELKDRFSNTGPYLDLDTITLVKRIQQKLSIQQNSLNWVSRLMIYSPALQRVITASDVSPYNHADLKTRLQQGWHVRAQQDRSGEERYYFSLISVSPYASFHEPEKANLIIEVEFDSANIRQMLDTFRGDGQRSPFYFKEGAGMIYNSASDRSLAVELASKLSAAAEPSLDQVIELRGEPYLVNAERSATTGWMLVDYLPLSDVMQPIEQSNRLFYISAAALLLMSLLVVYVLYAQVQVPIRQLVTSFRKLKNEDYSVRLQPREGTEFGFLFTRFNAMAAQIQDLFGRVYLEKIHAREAKLKQLQSQINPHFFYNCFSFISSMAKLQDYQAVIAMSQNLSDYYRYTTRQERELVTLAEELALVGNYLDIQQMRMKRLSYEVQLPPWLKQQPIPPLTVQPLVENAVLHGIERSAEARRILIRVEEREQGGLMLIVDDDGKGMPEQDRAALQRRLLRPMDEETGCGLWNVNQRLQVRYGRGAGLSLAVSPLGGLRVMLVWNGNSGEGKGEHPHD is encoded by the coding sequence ATGTCACATATCCATCGATGTCATCGCAATGCGATTACCCGCACCGTGCTTGTATGCAAGCATAGAGGATTCCGCTACAATAAAGGGAGCAAGCGGCAAGCTGCCGCTGAAACTCGAGCTGCTGAGCACGGGCAATGGCGCCCGAGCCCCGGACTCGAATCGGATGGACGCACCTTTACTACAGCGCGGGGAGCAGATGAGATGCCGAAGTTCAACTTGTTCAGAAAAATGATGGCGATTATAATCGTGATGCTCATCCCGATTATGGCGCTGTACGTCTACTCCAATCGTACCAGCACCGGCGTGCTGCGGGCAGAGCTGCATGCATCTAGCCGCGACCAGCTGCAATTCTTTCAGCATCAGGTGGATGCCATGATCCAATCGATCAGCCTATGGCCGAATCTGCTGCTGCATGACCCTGATATTTCGGAGCTGAAGGATCGATTCAGCAATACAGGCCCGTACCTTGATCTGGATACCATCACGCTGGTCAAGCGTATCCAGCAGAAGCTGAGCATTCAGCAGAACTCCCTGAACTGGGTCAGTCGGCTGATGATCTATTCGCCAGCGCTGCAACGCGTCATTACGGCGAGCGATGTTAGCCCTTACAATCATGCCGATCTGAAGACACGGCTCCAGCAGGGCTGGCATGTGCGCGCACAGCAGGATCGCAGCGGCGAGGAGCGTTACTATTTCTCGCTTATTTCCGTATCTCCTTATGCATCATTTCATGAGCCAGAGAAGGCCAACCTTATTATCGAGGTTGAATTTGACAGTGCGAACATCCGGCAAATGCTGGATACCTTTCGGGGCGACGGACAGCGCAGCCCGTTCTACTTCAAGGAAGGGGCCGGCATGATCTACAATAGCGCATCCGATCGGTCGCTGGCTGTGGAGCTGGCCTCCAAGCTGTCCGCTGCGGCAGAGCCCTCGCTGGATCAAGTCATTGAGCTGCGGGGCGAGCCGTATCTGGTCAATGCCGAACGCTCGGCTACAACCGGCTGGATGCTGGTCGACTACCTCCCGCTATCTGATGTGATGCAGCCGATTGAGCAGTCGAACCGGCTCTTCTACATCTCGGCCGCAGCGCTGCTGCTCATGAGTCTCCTGGTCGTCTATGTCCTGTACGCGCAGGTTCAGGTGCCGATTAGACAGCTCGTGACCAGCTTTCGGAAGCTGAAGAATGAGGATTACTCGGTGCGGCTGCAGCCTCGGGAGGGCACAGAGTTCGGTTTCCTGTTCACCCGATTCAATGCGATGGCGGCGCAGATTCAGGATTTGTTCGGCAGGGTCTATCTGGAGAAGATTCACGCGCGGGAGGCGAAGCTGAAGCAGTTGCAATCTCAGATCAATCCCCATTTCTTCTATAACTGCTTCTCCTTCATTTCCAGCATGGCCAAGCTGCAGGATTACCAGGCCGTCATTGCGATGTCGCAAAATTTATCCGATTACTACCGCTATACAACCCGGCAGGAGCGGGAGCTGGTGACGCTCGCAGAGGAGCTGGCGCTGGTGGGCAATTACCTCGATATTCAGCAGATGCGGATGAAGCGGCTTAGCTATGAGGTGCAACTGCCGCCATGGTTGAAGCAGCAGCCGATTCCGCCACTGACGGTGCAGCCGCTCGTGGAGAACGCGGTGCTGCACGGCATCGAGCGCTCTGCGGAGGCAAGGCGTATCCTGATCCGTGTCGAGGAGCGGGAGCAGGGCGGGCTGATGCTGATCGTTGATGATGACGGCAAAGGCATGCCGGAGCAGGACAGAGCCGCTCTGCAACGGCGGCTGCTGCGGCCTATGGACGAGGAGACAGGCTGCGGCCTATGGAATGTGAATCAGCGGCTTCAGGTAAGATATGGCCGCGGAGCGGGACTGTCGCTGGCGGTCTCGCCGCTCGGTGGACTGAGAGTGATGCTCGTCTGGAACGGAAATTCAGGGGAAGGCAAGGGGGAACATCCGCATGATTGA
- a CDS encoding response regulator — MIEVLLVDDESYVTESLAKTIPWQELGVHKVYQACSPAEALQLLEEQPVDIMVTDIRMPEMDGLQLIERVRERWPHIRSMLLTGYSDFDYAKKAIQLKAVDYLLKPVHDEAFIQSIAHSIDALKDEWDKAERYHQLLYAMKSDYSVLRQNMMHELLLGRHMSDLTLADKLEQYEVRPRIGESAVLLAVQLGKSFAAMDHPSVSLMEYAVGNIAEELFSPMYNVWHSKAPHDCLAIIVSAREGSGTAIFRRERLQQLCLELQQKVGDYLKGEISIVISEWFTFPQGLAGIYRNALMAMYRQKREDAALLFIEDMLLARTPVSSKAVEELYRLPTLIHLLESGQWDAARLKIRAVFSGLAGTTLTREELYEAFLAITNGVLYVVHKQGLDMGRIDPDGMNMLLDRSLIDSPDKLGNWADRMLDKLEAELTQHESAGKRHIIKQVQELVMSDLGADTSVKTIADRVFLHPVYLSKLYKSETGESLGDYIIRRRMERAVYMLKSTNKRIYEITTELGYQNPQYFSKIFKKHYGVTPGEFRDPQQST; from the coding sequence ATGATTGAGGTATTGCTGGTCGATGATGAGTCCTATGTAACAGAGAGTCTGGCCAAGACGATTCCGTGGCAGGAGCTTGGGGTGCACAAGGTATATCAGGCCTGCTCGCCCGCAGAGGCGCTGCAACTACTGGAGGAGCAGCCAGTGGATATTATGGTAACCGATATTCGTATGCCAGAGATGGACGGGCTGCAACTGATCGAGCGGGTCAGGGAGCGCTGGCCGCATATCCGCTCCATGCTTCTGACAGGATATTCGGACTTCGATTATGCCAAGAAGGCGATCCAGCTTAAAGCGGTCGATTACTTGCTCAAGCCGGTTCATGATGAAGCCTTCATCCAGAGCATCGCCCACAGCATTGACGCACTCAAGGACGAATGGGATAAGGCCGAGCGTTATCATCAACTGCTCTATGCGATGAAGTCGGATTACAGCGTATTGCGTCAAAATATGATGCATGAGCTGTTGCTTGGCCGGCATATGTCGGATCTGACGCTGGCGGACAAGCTGGAGCAGTATGAGGTTCGGCCCCGTATTGGCGAGTCGGCTGTGCTGCTCGCGGTGCAACTGGGCAAGAGCTTCGCAGCCATGGACCATCCATCCGTGTCGCTGATGGAATACGCGGTCGGCAATATCGCAGAGGAGCTGTTCTCTCCGATGTATAACGTTTGGCACAGCAAGGCGCCCCACGACTGTCTGGCGATTATCGTATCGGCGAGGGAGGGGAGCGGCACCGCTATATTTCGCCGGGAACGGCTGCAGCAGCTATGCCTGGAGCTTCAACAGAAGGTGGGCGACTATCTCAAAGGAGAAATCTCAATCGTCATCTCCGAATGGTTCACCTTTCCCCAAGGGCTGGCCGGCATCTATCGCAATGCGCTGATGGCGATGTACCGCCAAAAGCGCGAGGATGCCGCGCTGCTGTTCATCGAGGATATGCTCTTGGCGCGGACTCCCGTAAGCAGCAAGGCGGTGGAGGAGCTGTACAGGCTGCCGACCTTGATCCACCTGCTGGAGTCCGGCCAGTGGGACGCGGCGCGCCTCAAGATTCGTGCAGTGTTCTCTGGTCTTGCAGGGACGACGTTGACCAGGGAGGAGCTGTACGAAGCCTTCCTGGCGATCACCAACGGCGTATTGTACGTGGTGCATAAGCAGGGGCTGGACATGGGGAGAATTGACCCGGATGGTATGAATATGCTGCTGGATCGCAGCCTGATCGACTCGCCGGATAAGCTGGGCAACTGGGCAGATCGCATGCTGGATAAGCTGGAGGCAGAGCTGACGCAGCATGAGAGCGCAGGCAAGCGCCACATTATTAAGCAGGTGCAGGAGCTGGTCATGAGCGATCTGGGTGCCGATACCTCGGTCAAGACGATTGCCGACAGGGTATTTCTCCATCCCGTCTATCTGTCCAAGCTCTATAAGAGCGAGACGGGGGAGAGTCTGGGAGACTATATTATACGGAGGCGGATGGAACGAGCGGTCTACATGCTCAAGTCGACCAATAAGCGGATCTATGAGATTACGACCGAGCTGGGCTATCAGAATCCGCAATATTTCAGCAAAATTTTCAAAAAGCATTACGGGGTGACACCCGGTGAATTCCGTGATCCGCAGCAATCAACATGA
- a CDS encoding extracellular solute-binding protein — protein sequence MRASWSRSKALGSMLLLLTLLLAACSAAPAPGEGGAAGVGSERGTGQVSNLSSGSKDSRSGTMDGDAQSAEEKGASQGADRPVVYRDKYDPPIRLTTVWGIDPELKFKNGETIDNNVATRWAKETLGIEIRTLWSVTDSNNAFATKMRLALTSGEPLPDVVTIGDEQLAQELIDSGLFREAGSLFDQYAGATWKRAMSLDAGVWNPYIRDGKRMGIPVLDYAYNHDYLLWIRQDWLDKLGLKAPRTIAELEQVMEKFKHHNPDGIAPEQVIPLSVGFKNRLSTWMGDPSWVFGAYGTLPEQWNVGAEGKLEYGSIHPAMKEGLRTLRSWFAQGYIPPEAALWDETKTAEPAVAGTAGIIPGPYWMSGWPLSDTVKNVQGAVWKPYPIPEGPEGIAMRHGTRFTNGVTLISSQMKHPEALFTYQNYMFDYYADPKPGSVFDNGLFQNYDYDIAPDGALLRWNDIPGGHVNAVRYLLVRDGARIPDAQIKALLSLADGKEATTRLEKEVKYAYGLETPAAAKVLLSQKQTSFKNQFTGPPTETMQSRLDYLNKLEQQTINEIIYGKQPLSAFDAFVEQWRSGGGEQMTDEVNAWYASTK from the coding sequence ATGCGAGCTTCATGGAGCAGAAGCAAGGCGCTGGGCAGTATGCTTCTCCTGCTGACACTGCTGCTTGCCGCATGCAGTGCCGCGCCCGCGCCCGGTGAAGGCGGAGCAGCAGGAGTCGGCAGTGAGCGTGGGACAGGACAGGTCTCGAACCTAAGCAGCGGCAGCAAGGACAGTCGAAGCGGTACGATGGACGGAGATGCGCAGAGCGCAGAAGAGAAGGGGGCCAGCCAGGGAGCAGATCGTCCTGTCGTGTACAGGGACAAGTATGATCCACCGATCAGGCTGACGACCGTATGGGGCATCGATCCCGAGCTGAAGTTCAAGAACGGCGAGACGATCGATAACAATGTGGCCACCCGCTGGGCCAAGGAAACGCTTGGCATCGAGATCAGGACGCTCTGGTCCGTGACGGATTCGAATAATGCATTCGCCACCAAGATGCGGCTGGCGCTTACCTCTGGCGAGCCTCTGCCTGATGTCGTCACGATCGGTGATGAGCAACTGGCACAGGAGCTGATTGACTCTGGATTGTTCCGCGAGGCGGGGTCGCTGTTTGACCAGTATGCGGGAGCGACCTGGAAGAGAGCGATGTCACTGGATGCGGGCGTATGGAACCCGTACATCCGCGATGGCAAGCGGATGGGCATCCCTGTGCTTGACTATGCCTACAACCATGATTACCTGCTATGGATCAGACAGGATTGGCTGGATAAGCTGGGGCTGAAGGCGCCCCGCACGATAGCCGAGCTGGAGCAGGTAATGGAGAAATTCAAGCATCATAATCCCGACGGTATAGCGCCGGAGCAGGTCATCCCGCTCAGTGTCGGCTTCAAGAACCGGCTTAGCACATGGATGGGCGATCCGTCCTGGGTCTTCGGGGCGTATGGGACGCTGCCGGAGCAATGGAATGTCGGAGCGGAGGGCAAGCTGGAGTATGGCTCGATCCATCCAGCGATGAAGGAGGGACTGCGGACACTGAGAAGCTGGTTCGCCCAAGGCTATATCCCGCCCGAGGCTGCGCTCTGGGATGAGACGAAGACGGCGGAGCCCGCGGTAGCAGGGACGGCTGGCATTATCCCCGGCCCTTACTGGATGAGTGGCTGGCCGCTGTCAGACACCGTGAAGAATGTGCAGGGTGCTGTCTGGAAGCCGTACCCGATCCCGGAGGGCCCGGAAGGCATAGCGATGCGGCATGGCACCCGGTTCACCAATGGCGTCACCCTGATCAGCAGCCAGATGAAGCACCCGGAGGCACTATTCACGTACCAGAATTATATGTTCGACTACTATGCTGATCCGAAGCCGGGCAGTGTATTCGATAATGGGTTGTTCCAAAATTATGATTACGATATTGCACCGGACGGAGCGCTGCTTCGCTGGAACGACATTCCTGGCGGCCATGTCAATGCCGTGCGCTACCTGCTAGTACGCGATGGCGCGCGTATCCCGGATGCGCAGATCAAGGCGCTGCTGAGTCTGGCGGACGGCAAGGAGGCCACGACACGTCTGGAGAAGGAGGTCAAGTATGCGTATGGGCTGGAGACGCCTGCAGCAGCCAAGGTGCTGTTGTCGCAGAAGCAGACCTCCTTCAAGAATCAATTCACAGGGCCGCCGACCGAAACGATGCAATCACGCCTGGATTACCTGAATAAGCTGGAGCAGCAGACGATCAATGAGATCATATACGGCAAGCAGCCGCTCTCTGCCTTCGACGCCTTCGTGGAGCAGTGGCGCTCTGGCGGGGGCGAGCAGATGACCGATGAGGTCAATGCTTGGTATGCGTCTACGAAGTAG
- a CDS encoding type II toxin-antitoxin system VapC family toxin, which translates to MLDNDHAAVNLVRQAQEEKRRIFFSTITECEVLSGVKHNQFLIAERLFSPRHMIHVDSAIARKAASMQSEQRSKGRKIKTPDALIIATAFAANLVLVSRDSDMNFVTNEYGMTLLKI; encoded by the coding sequence ATTCTAGACAACGATCATGCCGCTGTTAACTTAGTACGACAAGCCCAAGAAGAAAAACGGCGAATATTCTTTTCGACGATTACGGAATGTGAAGTACTGAGCGGTGTCAAACACAATCAGTTCTTAATCGCAGAAAGGCTTTTCTCCCCTAGGCATATGATACATGTCGATTCCGCTATCGCAAGAAAAGCGGCTTCTATGCAAAGCGAGCAGAGAAGCAAGGGGCGGAAAATAAAAACTCCCGATGCGCTCATTATTGCAACTGCCTTTGCAGCTAATTTGGTACTGGTTTCCCGGGATTCAGACATGAACTTTGTTACGAATGAGTATGGGATGACTTTGTTGAAAATATAG
- the tnpC gene encoding IS66 family transposase, whose translation MKLTKEQVLTISKGDQEIADFITGLLVIIDQQAKRIKQLEARVHELERQLGQNSNNSSKPPTSDGLRKPTHLRQAGGKKGAPKGHPGHTLRFCSKPDEVVTHTLEACSRCASLLTTTTYETRQVFDLPAPRVRVTEHRAQLACCSACGLEQRADFPAHVKAPTQYGDGFTAWTAYLHAYQMLPLERIAALFEDLTGLRPSEATLLSMLGRMHRQLEQAEQDIRKILFQKPLVHADETGVRVKEKLHWMHTVCTSDYTWLAIHDRRGSKGMNALGQLPFYLGTVVHDCFTSYFVNEYRFTHALCNAHLLRECKGIAEHDRHQWAASMMELLQESWQLAREYRQWEKPIPAEVVDAICSHYDEILKDAPYEWAKISKGKTKSKSENLAVRLAKYKPEILRFLWDAHTPFDNNQAERELRMVKVKQKISGCFRTLEGATQFARMRSVISTLIKQKLAVLPALVSSLSGQLRFG comes from the coding sequence ATGAAGTTAACCAAAGAACAAGTCTTAACCATTAGCAAAGGCGATCAGGAGATCGCTGACTTCATCACAGGCCTGCTCGTCATTATTGATCAACAAGCGAAACGAATTAAACAATTAGAGGCGCGCGTTCACGAACTTGAACGCCAGCTTGGCCAAAATAGCAATAACAGCAGCAAGCCTCCGACGAGTGACGGCCTGCGAAAACCAACCCATTTGCGTCAAGCGGGCGGAAAAAAGGGGGCGCCGAAGGGGCATCCTGGTCATACGCTCCGCTTTTGTTCGAAGCCCGATGAGGTGGTTACGCACACCCTCGAGGCCTGTTCGCGCTGCGCATCGCTTCTTACCACCACCACGTATGAGACACGCCAAGTATTTGATCTTCCTGCTCCACGTGTCCGCGTGACCGAACACCGTGCCCAGTTGGCCTGCTGCAGTGCTTGCGGCTTGGAGCAGCGGGCGGATTTCCCGGCTCACGTTAAAGCGCCAACCCAATACGGTGATGGGTTTACGGCATGGACAGCCTATCTTCATGCTTACCAGATGCTGCCCCTGGAGCGAATCGCAGCCCTGTTTGAAGACTTGACGGGTCTGCGGCCAAGTGAAGCCACACTGCTTTCGATGCTGGGTCGGATGCACCGGCAGTTGGAACAAGCGGAGCAAGATATTCGAAAGATTCTGTTTCAGAAACCGCTCGTTCATGCAGACGAAACCGGGGTTCGAGTGAAAGAAAAATTGCACTGGATGCATACCGTATGCACCTCAGACTATACATGGCTCGCCATTCACGATCGCCGCGGGAGTAAAGGTATGAATGCGCTGGGTCAGTTGCCGTTCTATCTGGGGACGGTCGTCCATGACTGCTTCACGAGTTATTTTGTGAACGAGTATCGATTTACTCATGCGCTTTGCAATGCGCATCTGTTGCGCGAATGTAAAGGCATTGCTGAACATGATCGACATCAATGGGCAGCGAGTATGATGGAGCTCCTTCAAGAATCCTGGCAACTTGCACGCGAGTATCGCCAATGGGAAAAGCCGATACCCGCGGAAGTAGTAGATGCCATCTGTTCCCATTACGATGAGATCTTGAAGGATGCTCCGTATGAATGGGCAAAGATCTCGAAGGGAAAAACCAAAAGCAAATCTGAAAATCTAGCCGTCCGACTGGCGAAGTACAAGCCGGAAATTCTCCGGTTTCTTTGGGATGCCCACACCCCATTTGACAACAACCAAGCAGAGAGAGAGTTGAGGATGGTGAAGGTAAAACAGAAAATTTCCGGCTGCTTCCGTACACTTGAAGGTGCCACACAATTTGCTCGGATGCGGAGCGTGATTTCGACCCTGATTAAGCAGAAGCTCGCGGTGCTTCCAGCATTAGTTTCGTCACTTTCAGGACAGTTGCGATTCGGGTAG